A DNA window from Trichosurus vulpecula isolate mTriVul1 chromosome 2, mTriVul1.pri, whole genome shotgun sequence contains the following coding sequences:
- the ZC3H15 gene encoding zinc finger CCCH domain-containing protein 15: MPPKKQAPAGGNKKAEQKKKEKIIEDKTFGLKNKKGAKQQKFIKAVTHQVKFGQQNPRQAAQNEGDKKLKKDDKKKELQELNELFKPVVAAQKISKGADPKSVVCAFFKQGQCTKGDKCKFSHDLSLERKCEKRSVYIDARDEELEKDTMDNWDEKKLEEVVNKKHGEAEKKKPKTQIVCKHFLDAIENNKYGWFWVCPGGGDNCMYRHALPPGFVLKKDKKKEEKEDEISLEDLIERERSALGPNVTKITLESFLAWKKRKRQEKIDKLEQDMERRKADFKAGKALVISGREVFEFRPELVDDDDEEADDTRYTQGTGGDEVEDLVRVNDIDLSQYIPKDVDETGITVASLERFSTYASVEKDDNKLSEASGGGAENGEQSDLEENNEEEQENGVIGAVPVDENLFTGEDLDELEEELNTLDLEE; encoded by the exons ATGCCCCCCAAAAAACAGGCTCCGGCTGGGGGCAACAAGAAGGCGGagcagaaaaagaaggagaaaattattGAG GACAAAACTTTTGGTTTGAAGAATAAGAAAGGGGCAAAGCAACAGAAGTTCATCAAGGCTGTGACTCATCAAGTTAAATTTGGTCAACAAAATCCACGACAG GCTGCACaaaatgaaggtgataaaaaattgaagaaagatGACAAGAAGAAAGAACTTCAGGAGTTAAATGAACTATTCAAACCAGTAGTTGCTGCTCAGAAAATAAGTAAAG GTGCAGATCCCAAATCAGTAGTATGTGCATTCTTCAAGCAGGGGCAGTGTACTAAAGGAGACAAATGTAAGTTCTCCCATGATTTATCTCtggaaagaaaatgtgaaaaacgAAGTGTTTATATAGATGCAAGAGATGAAGAACTTGAAAAAG ATACCATGGATAATTGGGATGAGAAAAAGCTGGAAGAAGTGGTGAACAAGAAGCATGGTGAGGcggaaaagaaaaaaccaaaaactcaaATA GTGTGCAAGCATTTTCTTGATGCTattgaaaacaacaaatatgGCTGGTTTTGGGTTTGCCCTGGAGGTGGTGATAATTGTATGTACCGTCATGCTCTTCCTCCTggttttgtattaaaaaaagataaaaagaaagaagaaaaagaagatgaaatttcatTGGAAGATCTAATAGAAAGAGAG cGTTCTGCTTTAGGACCAAATGTTACCAAAATTACTTTAGAGTCTTTTCTTGCATGGAAGAAAcggaaaagacaagaaaagattGATAAACTTGAGCAAgatatggaaagaagaaaagcagactTTAAGGCAGGAAAAGCACTGGTG ATCAGTGGCCGTGAAGTATTTGAATTTCGTCCTGAGctggttgatgatgatgatgaagaagcagATGACACCCGGTACACTCAAGGAACAGGTGGTGACGAG GTTGAAGATCTAGTAAGAGTAAATGATATAGATTTGAGCCAGTATATCCCAAAGGATGTGGATGAGACTGGTATTACTGTGGCCAGTCTTGAAAGATTCAGTACATATGCTTCAGTAGAGAAGGATG atAATAAATTGAGTGAAGCTTCAGGAGGTGGGGCAGAAAATGGAGAACAAAGTGAtttggaagaaaataatgaagaagaaCAGGAAAATGGGGTTATTGGTGCTGTTCCTGTTGATGAAAACCTTTTTACTGGAGAGGATTTGGATGAACTAGAAGAAGAATTAAACACACTTGACCTAGAGGAATGA